The genome window CAGCTCATCGAGCCGCACCGTCTCGGCACGCCTTTCCGAGAGTAGGCGAACATTGTCGGGCAGTTCAAGAGTGCGCGTCATCTTGTTTGCCGCATCATGGTTGCCGGCAATCAAGAAAACCGGGATGCCTGCCTCGCGGAGCCGGACCATTTGGGCAATGAAGAAGAGCCCGGTGCGGAAATCCTTCCAATCGCCGTCGTACAGGTCGCCGGCAATCAGCACGAAATCGGCCGCCTCGTCGATCGCGAGCCCCACGAGATTTTCCAGAGCCTGCCGCGGGGCGTGGCGGATTTCGTCGGCCGGGGCATCGCGATCGCGATCGATTCCTCCCCGCGGGCTGTCGAGATGAATGTCGGCTGCGTGGACGAATTTGAACATCTTGCGGTTCTACAAGCTTCTTAAGGTGAAACGGCGCCTTGCTCGCGATTTGGTGCGCCATGCGCCGAGAATGTGAAACATCACGCCTACAACAACCGCTCCGCGACTGATTCCGTTCATCATGCCAAAAATCTATTTCGATTTCGTCGCTACGAGGTTAATCCTGCATGTTTGCGTATTCGGCGATAGACACGTGTGCGGGATGCGGGTGATGGCCGCGAGGTGGAGATTCAACGTCGATTTATTCTAACAGTTTCAGGCCGCCGCGCCGCGATCGTGCGAAACGGCCGCGGTCGATTGGATGGATTGCCAGATGGATTGCCAAGCGAGAAACTGCGGCCGACGGCGGCGCGCGATGGGCTGCGGCAGGTTTGACCCGCTGGGTTTTGTGACCTAGGGTTTGATTGCACGGTGGCGCCGTGCGCTCTGCATTGGTTTTGAACTCTTCTACCGCGGCTGTTCAGTGGCGGGCCCAAATGGCTCGCGTGAGGGTTGTTGTGGACAAAACTGCCGAATTCGCCGCTTCGAGGCATCGCCGGCCGCGGTTCCGTTGGAATCGGCGTGCTGGCGATCGGCGCGGGACGGCGGTTGTCGAGGCTGCGGTAATTCTGCCGATCCTGCTGACGATGATGTTCGGCGTGTGGGAAGTCGGGCGGATGATCGAGGTCAGTCAGATCCTCGACAATGCCGCCCGCGAAGGGGCTCGATTGGCTGCCGGTGGCTATGTCAACGGCACGGCCGTTACGACGGCCCAAGTGCAGACGGCGGTGCAAAACTACATGACGGCCGCTGGGCTGCCGAGCGCCGCGATCAGTGGAGCACAGATCACGCTCACCTGCCTGGCGAGCACGCCGTGGACCGATCCTTACGAGGCGCAGCCGCTCGACCCGTTCACCGTGACGGTCACCATACCGTCGGGCGCGGCGTTCAACAGCTTGCGCTGGAATTTGTTGAACCAGGTCACATCGGTCACGCAATTATCGCAAACGGTTTACTGGCAGTCGGCAAATAATTCGCAGGTCGTAGTGAGCACGACGTTGCCGTATTGAGCAACGGCGGTGGGAAGCCCAGGGAAGGCCGGGAGCGCGGATTCAATTGGGTGGCGGCTGTGGCGGCCTTCCCTGGGCTTGAGGTGAATGCAGTGAGCGCGAAAACGGAAAACACGAATCGGTTGATCGGCAGGCCGCGGGCGCGCCGAGGCCGCGATCGCGCGGGCAGCACCATCGTGCAAGCGGCGAT of Pirellulales bacterium contains these proteins:
- a CDS encoding TadE/TadG family type IV pilus assembly protein encodes the protein MDKTAEFAASRHRRPRFRWNRRAGDRRGTAVVEAAVILPILLTMMFGVWEVGRMIEVSQILDNAAREGARLAAGGYVNGTAVTTAQVQTAVQNYMTAAGLPSAAISGAQITLTCLASTPWTDPYEAQPLDPFTVTVTIPSGAAFNSLRWNLLNQVTSVTQLSQTVYWQSANNSQVVVSTTLPY